From Pigmentibacter ruber, a single genomic window includes:
- the acpS gene encoding holo-ACP synthase: MSKKIQIGTDIVSVTRFAKSLATGNFIEKIFHLKEIEYCDQKALSGRIASYAARFAAKEAFSKAVGTGLFVQGISPRQIWIENESSGRPVLCFSENISKFLIEKGFSSADVSLSHHEEYAIATVILYSL; encoded by the coding sequence ATGAGCAAAAAAATACAGATTGGGACAGATATCGTTAGTGTCACTCGCTTTGCGAAATCTTTGGCTACTGGTAATTTTATAGAAAAAATATTTCATCTGAAAGAAATTGAATATTGCGATCAAAAAGCACTTTCTGGCCGCATAGCCTCTTACGCAGCTCGCTTTGCAGCTAAAGAAGCTTTTTCCAAAGCAGTAGGTACAGGTCTATTTGTACAAGGTATTTCTCCAAGACAAATTTGGATAGAAAATGAGTCGTCTGGCAGGCCTGTTCTATGCTTTTCAGAAAATATCTCTAAGTTCTTAATTGAAAAGGGTTTTTCTTCTGCCGATGTCTCTCTCAGTCACCATGAAGAATATGCCATTGCCACTGTTATTTTATATTCTTTATAA
- a CDS encoding trypsin-like serine protease: MKKILNLALTSASLLIISCKEPPKNAVKNSEVCASLPDEFSTNRISNGCDVNAKNIIGNNSTVFLFLGSSACTGTVVSSHFVITASHCLFHEVNGYKKKEDIKVIFGNNAFDVFNVKIANVKNYYTNDYYTTKSFYNPSLGDIALIETVEDLVKDLQLTPAKIAVNPPKPNQLILNVGYGSTGRYDSKSYGLKRWSVSTLGKVDIYDPTSKYNSVNNFFKDQVNFGNVSNKFSTTKPEDTLIITDRITAQQGQTCSGDSGGPEFVSFNGEALLLSATQGASGFWLGKKAHEILVNEEDDCNKLSTSINTRIAPYTDWLNSKMSARGESLVLVNN, encoded by the coding sequence ATGAAAAAAATATTAAATCTTGCTTTAACTAGCGCATCTTTGTTAATTATTTCTTGTAAAGAACCCCCAAAAAATGCGGTTAAAAATTCGGAAGTTTGTGCTTCTCTACCAGATGAGTTTTCAACAAATAGAATAAGTAATGGTTGTGATGTAAATGCAAAAAACATTATAGGTAACAATTCAACTGTTTTTTTATTTTTAGGTTCTAGTGCTTGCACTGGAACTGTCGTTTCTTCTCACTTTGTTATTACAGCTTCACACTGTTTATTCCATGAAGTAAATGGATATAAGAAAAAAGAAGATATAAAAGTAATTTTTGGCAATAATGCATTCGATGTATTTAACGTAAAAATAGCAAACGTTAAAAACTATTACACAAATGATTATTATACAACAAAATCTTTCTATAATCCATCACTAGGTGACATTGCTCTTATAGAAACAGTAGAAGATCTGGTAAAAGATTTACAATTAACTCCAGCAAAAATTGCTGTAAATCCGCCTAAACCAAACCAATTAATTTTAAATGTAGGTTATGGGAGTACAGGAAGATATGATTCTAAATCTTACGGTTTAAAAAGATGGTCCGTTTCCACTTTAGGAAAAGTAGATATTTATGATCCTACCTCTAAATATAATTCAGTAAATAATTTCTTTAAGGACCAAGTGAACTTTGGGAATGTTTCAAATAAATTTAGCACAACTAAGCCTGAAGATACTCTAATCATTACTGATAGAATTACTGCTCAACAAGGTCAAACATGTTCTGGAGATTCTGGCGGCCCTGAATTTGTATCATTTAACGGCGAAGCTCTGTTACTTTCAGCAACTCAAGGCGCTTCTGGTTTTTGGTTAGGAAAAAAAGCTCATGAAATTCTTGTTAATGAAGAAGATGATTGCAATAAATTAAGTACTTCTATCAATACAAGAATTGCTCCGTATACCGATTGGTTAAATTCAAAAATGAGTGCCAGAGGTGAGAGTTTGGTTTTAGTGAATAATTAA
- a CDS encoding ethanolamine ammonia-lyase subunit EutB has protein sequence MKYTTVIQNKIYNFSSLKEVMAKSSPERSGDLLAQIAANSYEERMAAKIVLAGVPLKQFLTEVLIPYEEDEVTRLIIDKHDNLAFQKISHLTIGDFREWLLSDEADSDTLLKISKGLTPEMVAAVSKIMRNQDLILVAKKCKIVTRFRNTIGLPDTLSVRLQPNHPTDDLKGISASLIDGLFYGCGDAVIGINPASDNIELLSMLNNLLNDIILKFEIPTQSCILTHITNTLKMINNNVPVDLVFQSIAGTEKANAQFGVNLALIKEAQDAALSLNRGNVGNNVMYFETGQGSCLSSYTHYNVDQQTCEARAYAIAREFSPLLINTVVGFIGPEYLYDGKQIIRAGLEDHFCGKLLGLPIGCDICYTNHAEADQDDMDTLLTLLGTAGVTFIMGIPGADDIMLNYQSTSFHDSLYIRQLLNLRRAPEFEEWLVRNNLLDKNLNKVIPPIQNNPILLEYC, from the coding sequence ATGAAGTATACTACAGTTATTCAAAATAAAATTTATAATTTCAGTTCTCTTAAAGAAGTTATGGCAAAATCCTCACCTGAACGTTCTGGTGACCTATTAGCTCAAATAGCTGCTAATAGTTATGAAGAAAGAATGGCTGCTAAAATAGTTTTGGCAGGAGTTCCATTAAAGCAATTTTTAACAGAAGTTTTAATTCCTTATGAAGAAGACGAAGTAACAAGACTTATTATTGATAAACATGATAATTTAGCTTTTCAAAAAATTTCTCATTTAACTATTGGTGATTTTAGAGAATGGCTCCTTTCAGATGAAGCAGATTCAGACACGCTACTAAAAATATCCAAAGGCCTAACTCCTGAAATGGTTGCAGCAGTTAGTAAAATAATGCGCAATCAAGATTTAATTTTGGTAGCTAAAAAATGCAAAATTGTAACTCGATTTAGAAATACAATTGGTTTACCAGATACACTATCAGTACGCTTGCAACCCAATCATCCAACTGATGATTTAAAAGGAATTTCTGCTTCATTAATTGATGGATTATTTTATGGTTGTGGTGATGCGGTAATTGGAATTAATCCAGCAAGTGACAATATAGAACTTCTTTCAATGCTTAATAATTTATTAAATGATATTATTTTAAAATTTGAAATACCTACTCAATCTTGTATACTTACGCATATTACTAACACATTAAAAATGATAAATAACAATGTACCAGTTGATTTAGTTTTCCAATCGATTGCAGGAACTGAAAAAGCAAATGCTCAATTTGGAGTAAATCTTGCTCTTATAAAAGAAGCTCAAGATGCAGCATTATCTTTAAATAGAGGTAATGTTGGAAATAATGTGATGTACTTTGAAACAGGTCAAGGAAGTTGTTTATCATCTTATACCCATTATAATGTTGATCAACAAACTTGTGAAGCTCGTGCTTATGCTATTGCAAGAGAGTTTTCTCCTCTATTAATTAATACAGTAGTTGGTTTTATTGGACCAGAATATTTATATGATGGAAAACAAATAATTCGCGCAGGTCTTGAAGATCATTTTTGTGGAAAATTATTAGGTTTACCAATTGGTTGTGATATTTGTTATACAAATCATGCTGAAGCAGATCAAGATGATATGGATACTTTGTTAACTTTGCTTGGAACTGCGGGAGTTACATTCATTATGGGTATTCCGGGTGCAGATGACATTATGTTAAATTATCAAAGTACTTCTTTTCATGATTCTTTATATATTCGCCAATTATTAAATTTAAGAAGAGCTCCTGAGTTTGAAGAATGGTTGGTTAGAAATAATTTACTTGATAAAAATCTTAATAAAGTTATTCCTCCAATTCAAAATAATCCTATTTTATTAGAATATTGTTAG
- the eutC gene encoding ethanolamine ammonia-lyase subunit EutC, producing MTQNIIIKKDSWQHLKNHTPARIALGRVGQSIPTQEILNFGLSHALAKDAIYTELNINFISEQLNEKGVSSLVLKSMAESKKDYLMNPNLGRRLNDKSKKLLQEQPWHENSIALIFADGLSATAVHNHAIPLFLELNFLLKDDSRFNLSPVLLAKHARVALSDEVGEKLNCIASLIFIGERPGLSSPDSLGVYITWNPKIGRLESERNCISNIRHEGLSYKLAAYKIFWILQKAKELNATGVILKDESPSHLVLDSDLQSIKLA from the coding sequence ATGACTCAAAATATCATTATTAAAAAAGATTCTTGGCAACATTTGAAAAACCATACACCTGCTAGAATTGCATTAGGGAGAGTTGGACAAAGTATTCCCACACAAGAAATATTGAATTTTGGTTTATCGCATGCACTTGCAAAAGATGCTATTTATACTGAATTAAATATTAATTTTATCTCCGAGCAATTAAACGAAAAAGGTGTTTCCTCTTTGGTACTTAAATCTATGGCTGAATCAAAAAAAGATTATTTAATGAATCCTAATTTAGGGAGAAGATTAAATGATAAAAGCAAAAAACTCCTTCAAGAGCAACCGTGGCATGAGAATTCAATTGCTTTGATTTTTGCCGATGGTCTTTCAGCTACTGCCGTTCACAACCACGCCATACCTCTTTTTCTAGAATTAAATTTTCTACTAAAAGATGATTCTAGATTTAACCTATCCCCTGTCCTATTAGCAAAACATGCTAGAGTTGCATTGTCCGATGAAGTTGGTGAAAAATTAAACTGTATTGCTAGCCTTATTTTTATTGGAGAAAGACCTGGGTTATCTTCTCCTGATAGTTTAGGTGTCTATATTACATGGAATCCTAAAATTGGAAGGTTGGAATCGGAAAGAAATTGTATTTCAAATATCCGGCATGAGGGCTTAAGTTATAAACTAGCTGCTTATAAAATTTTTTGGATTTTACAGAAAGCAAAAGAATTGAATGCTACAGGTGTTATTTTAAAAGACGAAAGCCCCTCTCATTTAGTACTAGATTCAGATTTGCAATCAATTAAACTTGCCTAA
- a CDS encoding ATP-dependent Clp protease proteolytic subunit, giving the protein MANHDELNPNLETTTQKKLFDQRLIVLSEGIHAASAKKIIEQLFAMEAADPAKEIWLFLNSPGGEVNSGFGIYDTIRFIRPEVKIVVTGLAASAATVVLLAAQSKYRYSMPNSRLLIHQPLIGGSIQGQASDIEIHAKEILKTREKIAELYTKETKQPIERVRKDIERDYWMTSQEALEYGLISRVISSWNEVK; this is encoded by the coding sequence ATGGCTAATCATGATGAGTTAAATCCAAATCTTGAAACGACTACTCAAAAAAAACTTTTTGATCAACGACTTATTGTTCTCTCTGAAGGAATTCATGCCGCGTCAGCAAAAAAAATCATTGAACAACTTTTTGCCATGGAAGCAGCTGATCCTGCAAAGGAAATTTGGCTTTTCTTAAATAGCCCTGGAGGTGAAGTAAATTCTGGCTTTGGAATTTATGATACCATTCGCTTTATTCGGCCAGAAGTAAAAATAGTTGTTACAGGCTTGGCCGCAAGTGCAGCTACTGTTGTCCTTCTGGCAGCTCAATCAAAGTATAGATATTCCATGCCTAATTCAAGGTTATTAATTCACCAACCGTTGATTGGGGGGAGTATCCAAGGACAGGCCTCAGATATTGAAATTCATGCTAAAGAAATTTTAAAAACAAGGGAAAAAATTGCTGAACTTTACACCAAAGAAACTAAGCAACCTATTGAAAGAGTAAGAAAAGATATTGAACGCGATTACTGGATGACATCTCAGGAAGCCCTAGAATACGGTCTTATAAGTAGAGTTATTTCATCATGGAACGAAGTAAAGTAA
- a CDS encoding S41 family peptidase: MGLKKRSIYLKYKILIIIFFTFLTNCGKLQRNENYNPSFIAENKESSSKIESSALKWTLPELSIAEKETIIDSVKTIFNDLYVHRLQKITDYQFDSLKEANQLNINMSSEELLRKTMFIFMNIRDLHTDFEYPLPAKCLIGGFPLNVNLSYDFNGLNEKLIISEKLTDNPKFENEMDNLNYNDLKLNDEILTISNLGIEGFTAEEISVKDAINELGKYMRGANEDAFKTRAVQSFFSRNGAFMKTPEGRFTIKVQKTDGTIKKYSFPWITKKSRLDICNENKSNDYNNNSYFFKLKKSNKHETISNYYKNIKKKSNDNVTLKIVKKNDKKYGLIRIEMFIPSANFDENDYLSVRNKIFKEVNIIRNFISKNKDILSGIIFDVRDNGGGFGVYPILLANIFTHQFVTNMKVFPLVSPTNRDTFYNLEMSRYFSRLGTNDELSEPILNTVIDMDFLINDKFKKELVNKRLLLLEPGNRFDGDENDALPQNFSKDETEILEPIYTEKPVAVLTNSNCYSSCDDFAALFKDYKIARIFGETRHTGGGGANVIDWKEFLTPVIIDSDGTKSSIIPNAKSLPKGIELRFAWNKVKRLNTSKDEQYIEGNGVISDYIYKPTSYDILNNGENILNKIMDDMGNEKNPKKFYLNR, from the coding sequence ATGGGTCTAAAAAAGCGCTCTATATATTTGAAATATAAAATATTAATTATTATCTTTTTTACATTCTTAACAAATTGTGGGAAATTACAAAGAAATGAAAACTATAATCCAAGTTTTATTGCTGAAAATAAAGAATCTTCCTCCAAAATTGAAAGTAGTGCCTTAAAATGGACTTTACCTGAATTATCTATTGCAGAAAAAGAAACAATCATTGACTCTGTTAAAACTATTTTTAATGATCTTTATGTTCATAGATTACAAAAAATTACAGATTATCAATTTGATTCTTTAAAAGAAGCAAATCAATTAAATATAAATATGAGTTCAGAGGAATTACTAAGAAAAACAATGTTCATTTTTATGAATATACGTGATCTCCATACCGATTTTGAATATCCCTTACCAGCTAAATGCTTAATAGGTGGATTTCCATTGAATGTTAATTTATCATATGATTTTAATGGATTAAATGAAAAATTAATTATCTCAGAAAAATTAACAGACAATCCCAAATTTGAAAATGAAATGGATAATTTAAATTATAATGATCTTAAGCTAAATGATGAAATTTTAACAATTTCTAATTTAGGAATTGAAGGATTTACAGCTGAAGAGATTTCAGTTAAAGATGCTATCAATGAATTAGGAAAATATATGCGGGGTGCAAATGAAGATGCTTTTAAAACACGAGCTGTTCAAAGTTTTTTTTCAAGAAATGGTGCTTTTATGAAAACACCCGAAGGAAGATTTACAATAAAAGTTCAAAAAACTGATGGCACGATAAAAAAATATTCATTTCCTTGGATTACAAAAAAGTCTAGATTAGATATTTGCAATGAGAATAAAAGCAATGATTATAACAATAACTCATATTTTTTTAAATTAAAAAAATCGAATAAACATGAAACAATAAGTAATTACTATAAAAACATAAAGAAAAAATCAAATGATAATGTAACATTAAAAATTGTTAAGAAAAATGATAAAAAATATGGATTAATTCGTATAGAAATGTTTATTCCGAGTGCAAATTTCGATGAAAATGATTATTTATCTGTAAGAAATAAAATATTTAAAGAAGTTAATATTATTCGAAATTTTATTTCTAAAAATAAAGATATTCTTTCAGGAATAATATTTGATGTTAGAGATAATGGAGGAGGATTTGGAGTTTATCCTATTTTATTAGCAAATATTTTTACACATCAATTTGTTACAAATATGAAAGTATTTCCTTTAGTTTCACCAACAAACAGAGATACTTTTTATAATTTAGAAATGTCTAGATATTTTTCTAGATTAGGTACTAATGACGAATTATCTGAACCAATTTTAAATACAGTAATAGATATGGACTTTTTAATTAATGACAAATTTAAAAAGGAATTAGTAAACAAAAGATTGCTTTTACTTGAACCAGGAAATCGCTTTGATGGAGATGAAAATGATGCACTTCCACAAAATTTTTCAAAAGATGAGACTGAAATATTAGAACCAATTTATACTGAAAAACCAGTAGCAGTTCTTACTAATAGCAATTGTTATTCATCTTGTGATGATTTTGCTGCTTTATTCAAAGATTATAAAATAGCTAGAATTTTTGGAGAAACACGCCATACAGGAGGAGGTGGAGCTAATGTTATAGATTGGAAAGAATTTTTAACTCCCGTAATTATTGATAGTGATGGAACAAAATCCTCAATAATTCCAAATGCAAAATCTTTACCAAAGGGTATTGAACTACGTTTTGCTTGGAATAAAGTAAAACGATTAAATACTAGTAAAGATGAACAATATATTGAAGGTAATGGAGTTATTTCTGATTATATTTATAAGCCTACAAGTTACGACATTTTGAATAATGGTGAAAATATTTTGAATAAAATAATGGATGATATGGGTAATGAAAAAAATCCTAAAAAATTCTATCTCAATAGATAA
- a CDS encoding chemotaxis protein CheW, with protein MTYGFFNDKKIEQNQYLTFRLNTQLFCIGIDSIREINQLVEVVTIPNTPEFIIGVINLRGKIIPVVDLRVKFGLGILQITKETCVIIIECSLGFIGIAIDAVHDVITLENNQIKMPEVIESNKLNYIKGLGKVDSKIFIIIDILNSFSKEDFFNVQNISFSHT; from the coding sequence ATGACTTATGGATTCTTTAATGATAAAAAAATTGAACAAAATCAGTATTTAACATTTAGACTTAATACTCAATTATTTTGTATAGGTATTGATAGCATTAGAGAAATTAACCAATTGGTTGAAGTAGTTACAATTCCAAATACACCAGAATTTATTATTGGTGTAATTAATCTTAGGGGAAAAATAATTCCTGTTGTAGATTTAAGAGTTAAATTTGGTTTAGGAATTTTGCAAATCACTAAAGAAACATGTGTAATAATTATAGAATGTAGTCTTGGTTTTATAGGAATTGCAATAGATGCTGTTCATGATGTTATTACTTTAGAAAATAATCAAATTAAAATGCCGGAAGTAATAGAAAGTAATAAATTAAATTATATAAAAGGATTAGGAAAAGTAGATTCAAAAATATTCATAATTATTGATATTTTAAATTCTTTTTCAAAAGAAGATTTTTTCAATGTGCAAAATATTTCTTTCTCACATACTTAG